A stretch of DNA from Sugiyamaella lignohabitans strain CBS 10342 chromosome B, complete sequence:
GTGTTTAGTTTTTAGTTTCCTTCgtgtatttatttacactTGCATGCTTCCTCACTACTAAATATAGGCATTCCAGAATGCATCGCAGATATTTCTATATCGATCCAAACATTACCCCAGATCCAGATAGTGCGAAGACACTGAGCCCTTCAATTGCCCATCAATGGGTCTATAATTTAATGATTATTTTGGTACCTAATACTGGTTGAATCTAGCTCTTAACATTGCCTCATCTTCTGGTGTACTTTTGCTCTACAATTTAGAAATTTCTGCTCTTGTTACACTTCAGTAGAGGTTGGAGCAGAGTCGAAGGtgaccagcagccagccTACGACTGTTTCGCTGAACCAGCTTTACACCTGCtacaagaacaaaatatgTAACCGATATCGGATATTTCATACATCCATGCTTTGGCTTATCTTATATAGCTGGCTGACTACTATGGAGGGCTGTGCCTAATGCAAATCAaagtcttcttcataataATCTATGACGGATCTGTAATTGTCAATGTTGTCTCCTATTGCTGACCTCACGTCTCTACAAACTGACTCTGGTGCACATGTAAGGAAAGCCACATTTGCTTCTGATTTCATAGTATTTTGAAATACAACCCAGCGCAAATTCGGTCTTTCATATGATAGCTGTAATGGCACAGACTGGAATGTAGGGTACAAGGAAGCAATAGATCCTGTAATTGTCTTTTCGTGACTATTGCGGGTGCTCAGTCCATCATAAAAATCATTCACATATATGTGAACCTCACAGTTGGGACTATCTGCCAGTAATGCCAGTTGCTCATTAAACCAGTTCAGGGGCCACTCATCCGAGATCAACCATACAAATATTACTTTGGAAGCTCTTGAATGTCTTAAACTCATAGCATAGCCATAACCTGCTGATACGCCTAGGCCACCGCATATGATGACATTAGTATCGTATTGATACAAGGGCCAGTGCATGCCATATGGACCCTCTAAAACAACTTTTACTTGGGCATACGCATGAGGGTGTCTTCTAAGATAGTTACATGCTGAGTCGGTAATAAAACCTTCAACTGATGCAATTGCCTTGATTTTCCCAGCATCAAATTGCTCAGGGGCTTCGGTAATATAAAAGGGTTTTAGTCGCCATCCCTTACTCCATTTCGCTATGTGTAGGTAAACGTACGTTCCAGGAGTGAATGACCAGATACCAGTATGTGATGTCGTTAATTCAATTACTCCACCAGGGTGTAATTTAGCAATTCCGCGGGACTCAACGCCAGAAGCCAGAATCAACACCCATCGACTAATGTAATTCGAGGCCCAAAAGGCCGTTGAGGCATACaagaaatcaatatcaccaACAACCTTCAGATGGAATCCCATCCCAATGACGCTTATTATGGATAGTACTGTATGGATGCTACTAAACAAAGTGGTTCGGTCCATTTTTATGAATATCACTGAATACACGCACaatattataattattatcCCACCAGCTGTTCCGAATTTCAGGTAAAGCATAGACCAGTGGGCAGAATAagttttatattttgatgTCAACAGAGTGTAGCATATACCATGAATCAAAATATCAATTCCCAGACCAGCGGAGACCCAAGCATGAATAGTACGAATTGTACTTTGTGGCTGGCCGCTCAAATATGTCACAAATTTGTTCCTACCAGCAAAGAAGAACACAATCGGTAATTGAGCTACAGCAATTGCGCCTGATCTGTCACCAAGGTATTTACACATCTCCATCGGTAGCTTTTGCTGTCCCAGAATCTCACTTCCGTAAATGAATTGATAATTGATAAACAAAAGCACAATATGTAATACCTGGTATAGAAGCATAACCATGGTCACTAACCTAGTGGGGATAAATAGGCTCAATATTGACGAGACACGGCCTCTATTTGCAATCTTAGGCTTTAATGTTGGCAATTTTATTATCcactttttgattttcctCGTCACTTTATTGTTAAAAATTACTTTGTTAGCTCGCAGGAACCTTCTACTACACAGATTGGCGGCTGCTGATAGTAACAGGTAAGAGGCAACATATCCTAACAAAGCAGTTCTGTTGTAGTTAGTAACTTagcattattattattacccCAAGCGACTTACCTCAAATATGTCGTTTGGTCAGAGTTATGAATTAAAATATTGGATGCCTGTAGATAACCATTCAGAAGTTGGACAGGAATTTTGAATGGCATGTGCTGCAATGTGCCATTTCCGATCTCTATTGTTTGAATGTACTTGCTAGCGTTCACATATATGACATCAAAATCTCTTGGTGATAATATCTTATGGCTGGCTGGTGAGCACACACTGTTGATTGTCTTCCTTGCATCTTGTTCGACATCATAGCCCCAAGCGTGATTTTCAACGCAATAGAGGACTGAGCCCATATATACAGGGTTTCGACACGAGCATGTATAGTTAACACCCAGGGAGTTATCACAGCCATAGTTGAATCTTTCAACAGATCCCATACAGGCTGCTCCTAAAGCTGTGCTTGCAAGCACTAATTTAAATGCTAGGAGCGCCGTAATACACCGCAATAATGCTTCAAACATTCTTCCCTTGAACTTGGCGAAGCGGAAGAAACGAATCTACATTGCGGTTTAGATATATATTGGCCTGTCTCATTGTCAAATTATTTAAAAGGCTGCATCAATTTTTCTTTCGATTATCCTCCCTATACCCACTTTGTTTATGGCGTCCAAATCCTTTGTTGAGGTACCTATGGTTAACATGAGACATTTTGAAACATACTATATTAGATGCAATATAGCCGCCATTAGACTCATGACAGATTGCTTTATCGTCAGGA
This window harbors:
- the FRE1 gene encoding Fre1p (Ferric reductase and cupric reductase; reduces siderophore-bound iron and oxidized copper prior to uptake by transporters; expression induced by low copper and iron levels; GO_component: GO:0016021 - integral component of membrane [Evidence IEA]; GO_component: GO:0016021 - integral component of membrane [Evidence ISM] [PMID 12192589]; GO_component: GO:0016020 - membrane [Evidence IEA]; GO_component: GO:0005886 - plasma membrane [Evidence IEA,IEA]; GO_component: GO:0005886 - plasma membrane [Evidence IDA] [PMID 17507646]; GO_component: GO:0005886 - plasma membrane [Evidence IDA] [PMID 8164662]; GO_function: GO:0052851 - ferric-chelate reductase (NADPH) activity [Evidence IEA]; GO_function: GO:0000293 - ferric-chelate reductase activity [Evidence IDA] [PMID 8164662]; GO_function: GO:0046872 - metal ion binding [Evidence IEA]; GO_function: GO:0016491 - oxidoreductase activity [Evidence IEA,IEA]; GO_process: GO:0015677 - copper ion import [Evidence IDA] [PMID 7814363]; GO_process: GO:0006825 - copper ion transport [Evidence IEA]; GO_process: GO:0006811 - ion transport [Evidence IEA]; GO_process: GO:0055072 - iron ion homeostasis [Evidence IEA]; GO_process: GO:0006826 - iron ion transport [Evidence IDA] [PMID 8164662]; GO_process: GO:0055114 - oxidation-reduction process [Evidence IEA,IEA]) is translated as MGFHLKVVGDIDFLYASTAFWASNYISRWVLILASGVESRGIAKLHPGGVIELTTSHTGIWSFTPGTYVYLHIAKWSKGWRLKPFYITEAPEQFDAGKIKAIASVEGFITDSACNYLRRHPHAYAQVKVVLEGPYGMHWPLYQYDTNVIICGGLGVSAGYGYAMSLRHSRASKVIFVWLISDEWPLNWFNEQLALLADSPNCEVHIYVNDFYDGLSTRNSHEKTITGSIASLYPTFQSVPLQLSYERPNLRWVVFQNTMKSEANVAFLTCAPESVCRDVRSAIGDNIDNYRSVIDYYEEDFDLH